TAAGAAAGGGTAGATAGAGGTGCTGGAGCCTAAGCGCTTCAGCTCCTATCTCTTCTTTTTCCATATGAAGGAGGAACCGTCATGGCGTTTAAAACAGAATACGAATTTGAACTTCCAAGAGGATATGTAGACGAGAACGGTACGCTTCATAAAAGAGGCGTGATGCGTCTTGCAACTGCGGCAGATGAGATCTTGCCTATGAGAGACCAACGTGTTCAGCAGAATCCGGGCTATTTGACGATCATTTTGCTTACAAGAGTGATTACGAAGCTTGGCGATTTACGGGCCATTGATACTCGCGTAGTAGAGAAGCTGTTTACGGCGGACCTCGCTTTCCTGCAAAACTTCTACCGGCAAATCAATGAAATGGAAGTGCCGACCGTACACACAAGTTGTCCGAAATGCGAGCATGAATTCGACGTGGAAGTGTCTTTTTTGGACGAGATGGCGGGGGCATAACCGGATACCCCATTGATAAGATTTATGAGGAAGCGGGCTTTATCGCCTACTACTTCCACTGGTCACACGATGAAATCATGTCAATGGAGCATCGGGAACGCCGCAAGTGGTGCGAGGAAATCTCCCGCATCAACCGCAATTTGAATGATGACGGCAAAAAGCCGGACAATCCGTTTGATGTGTTTGGCAAGAGGTGATAAAGAAGTATGAGCAAACCGCATCAAATAGGCAGCAGTTTTCGCTTTCTCGTGGAGCTTGACGGACTGATTGTCGGAGGCTTTTCGGAAGTTGGCGGATTACAGTCGGAGACCGAAGTGAAGCCCTTTTGGGAAGGTGGAGTGAATACACACCCCCATTACATGATCGAGCATACGAAGTTCCCGAACCTGGTGCTCAAGAGAGGCATAGCGGGCTCCAGCGAGCTGTGGGATTGGTATGACGGCGTGGTAAGCGGCAGCATTAAACGTAAGAACGGTGCGGTTATTCTGCACAATGCAACAGGTCAGGAACTGTGCCGTTGGAATTTTTTTAATGCATTTCCCGTGAAATGGAAGGGCCCCGATCTGAACGCAATCAGCGGTCAAGTGGCGATTGAATCGGTGGAGCTTGTGCATGAAGGGATTAAGACGATTTTCAAAAAATAATCGGCAGGGGGATTGTTCAACATGTCCCGACAATCGCATATCCCCCGCAATAAAGGAAAGAAGCAGACTTCGCCGGTCACGAAGAAGGTCAAGGTCGAAAGCCATACCGGGCAAACAGCCCGTGCTTCGAAACAGTTCGCCCATGGCATCATGGGGAAATATGGCTTCTCAAGGTCGCCTTATTTAGGATTTATGGCGTTGATATTCAAGCAAGGCAGCATGCTTGATGACGAGGAGCACACGCCTTACACGGGTCCAACAGAACGAGAGTGGATCATTCGGCTTCAAATGCAGCTAGACAGCTTACAGCATGCGGAATCCAGACATATGTTGACTAGGCGTGAAACGATTCATCGTCTAGAGCGCTTGATTCAAAGATACAGCGGGATGGAAGCTGTTCAGCGTCGTAGTCCCAAAACATCTGAATCACCAATTAAATTTGTACAGCAGAACCAACAACTTGCAGCATCCGCTGTTGATCCCTATCAACGTGGGCAGAATGAACGATTCATTGGAAATGTGAAGTCTGGCGATACACAGCCTGAATCACGAATGAAAGATACAGCAGCATCACAAATGGCAGGAAGATCGCTTCCCGCGACCCATAAAGCAGCTTTACAATGGACCTCAGATCAAGAGCCTGTAAACAAGGTTCAGCATCGGTCGAAGGGGACCGTTAACTTTGACAACAAGCAGGGAATGCCGCTTGTACAGCCGGCATCCCGATTATATGATACGATTTCACCTTCTTTTCATCAGGCTAGACGAGGCAATCTGCAAAACAGTTTCGACTCGCCTAGGGTAGACCAGCAGTTGGCAGCAAGGGAATTCAGCCTGTTACATAGCGGCAATCGCACAGGTTCAAGGAGCTTGACGGCTTCAAGCACAATGAAAGTGCCTCGCGCAACCGTTGCAAGAAGTTCACCTGAACATGCCGACGTCATTCGTTATGTGGAAGCCAGTAAACAAGCATTCGAATGGATTCGAGAGCTTCAAGGACAAACGGAGGAACCAAGGAATGGGAAACAATTTCTGGGGAGTACGTTTGTAACGACACAAGATAAGGGGAGTCGTCGTAGACAGTCCTTGCGTCTAGGAGCAGGCCCCTTTACAAGCACCGGTTCGGAAGCATCTCTATCACTTCTTAAGAGTATCAAGCAGCGGCACTCCACGGTATTGGATGATCAGCAGCATGCGGGGGGCAATCGGGTTTCTTCAGTATCACGGTATACGGGCCAAGCCAGACTGCAGCATCGAACAATACACGAAGCGCAGCAATCCGCAGAGCAGGCTAAAGGGTCGCTAGTGTCGTCGGCTATACCTTTACAAGCGGCGCAGACCGCATCGCCAACGCCATCGCCAGACGCGCTGGCGGAACAAACTGTCGCAGGGAGCCAAGTCACCATAAGACAAGAAGCGGAGCAGCAGTCCCATAAGGGCACTGCCTCTGAACAAACGTCTGGAAGTGGCCAAGCACGTGGAAGCAGCAAGGTAGCCGAGCGGAGGAAGCGGGCTAAAGGGAACCAATCGACGCCTGAAGCATCGCAGCAAGGGCTGAAACCCCTTGTAACGGATGCCATGGCATTAAGCCCCATACAAGGAGCCCAGTCGCAACAAACTTCTAGCTACACACAGGGGGCTGTTTCGTCAGCACAGCTGGATATCACGCATATTCAGCCAACAATACATAGACAAGTAACGGAACCAGCTGCTGCAATGGATCAAGCAGCGTCACCAG
This genomic window from Paenibacillus hexagrammi contains:
- a CDS encoding phage tail assembly protein, translating into MAFKTEYEFELPRGYVDENGTLHKRGVMRLATAADEILPMRDQRVQQNPGYLTIILLTRVITKLGDLRAIDTRVVEKLFTADLAFLQNFYRQINEMEVPTVHTSCPKCEHEFDVEVSFLDEMAGA
- a CDS encoding DUF6760 family protein, which encodes MAYYFHWSHDEIMSMEHRERRKWCEEISRINRNLNDDGKKPDNPFDVFGKR
- a CDS encoding phage tail protein codes for the protein MSKPHQIGSSFRFLVELDGLIVGGFSEVGGLQSETEVKPFWEGGVNTHPHYMIEHTKFPNLVLKRGIAGSSELWDWYDGVVSGSIKRKNGAVILHNATGQELCRWNFFNAFPVKWKGPDLNAISGQVAIESVELVHEGIKTIFKK